The nucleotide window ACGCAGGACGTCGTGAAGATCGCGAAGGCCGGCATCGAAGACGCCAAGCGTGCGCGCGACCGTGTCGTGATCGTCGACACCGCGGGCCGCCTGCAGATCGACGACGACATGATGCAGGAGCTGGAGCGGCTCAAGGCCGCCATCCATCCGGATGAGATCCTGCTCGTCGCCGACGGCATGACCGGCCAGGACGCGGTGAAGATCGCGCAAGGCTTCGATCAGCGCCTGCACGTCACCGGTGTCATCCTGACGAAGATGGACGGCGATGCCCGCGGCGGCGCGGCGCTGTCGATTTACGGTGTCACGAAGAAGCCGATCAAATACATCGGCGTCGGTGAAAAGCCCGATGCGCTCGAGGAGTTTTATCCGGAGCGCATGGCGGGGCGCATTCTCCAGCAGGGCGACATCGTCACGCTCGTCGAGAAAGCACAGACGGCATTCGATGCCGACGAAGCGAAGCGCCTGGAAAAGAAGGTCCGCAAGGAAGGCATGGACTTGACCGACTTCCTGGCGGCGATGAAGCAGATCGAGCGCCTCGGACCGCTCGAGGGCTTGCTCAAGATGCTCCCGGGCGTCAATGCGAAAATGCTCAAGCAGGTCAAGGCGGCCGATCCCAAGCGCATGAAGCACGTGGAAGCGATCGTGCTGTCGATGACGCTCGAGGAGCGGAAGCGTCCGGAAATGATGAACGGCTCGCGCCGGGCGCGGGTCGCGAAGGGCGCGGGGCGGCCGATCAGCGAGGTGAATCGTTTGCTCGAGCAGTTCCGCGAGATGCAGAAGATGATGAAGAAGGCGTCGGGCGCCGCCCAGAGCGGCGGGAAGTTCCGGCCGAATATGTTTGGGATGCGATGAGCGCTGGGCGCTGGGCGATGGGCAGTGCAAACTGCGCCGTTTCACGCCCAACGCCCATCGTCCACCGCCCAGCGCAGACCCGGGTGCGGTCGATCGGTTGGTCGACGCGCGAGGAGCCCGGAAGCACCACGAAACCTGAATGAGGATTTACTAATGGCAGTCAAGCTTCGCCTCCGTCGGACCGGCCGCAAGAAGCAGCCGAGCTACCGCATCGTCGTCGCCGACTCGAGGAGCCCGCGCGACGGCAAGTTCATCGAGATCGTCGGCCAGTACGCTCCTCGTTCGGGCGAGCAGGCGCTCAATCTCAAGAGCGACCGCGTCAATTACTGGCTCGACAACGGCGCGCAGCCCACGGACACCGTCCGCTCGCTGCTCCGCAAAGCCGGCATTCTCAAGTCGCGTCACGAAGCGCGCCTCGGCCGCAAGCTCACCGCGGCCGCCGTGCCGGTCGGAGAGACGCCCGCGGAGTAACGTGATGGGCGATAGGCGTTGGGCGTGGGCGACACGATCGCACGCCCATCGCCCATCGCCCACCGCCCATCGCGACATGGATCTCGTCATCGTTGGACGCGTTCGCAAAGCCCACGGCATTCGCGGCGATCTCGTCGTCGAGGCAATCACCGACGAGCCGGACGCGGTCTTCGCGCCCGGCCGTCGCGTTTTTGCGGGTACCCCAAGCGGCGATCGTGCCAAGGACGGCAAGGAATTGCACGTCGCCAGCGCCACGCCGTTCAAGGGTGGTTACATCGTGCACTTCGAGGAGATCGACGATCGCTCGGTCGCCGACACCTGGCGCGAACGATTCCTCCTCCTGCCCGCTGACGAGCTTCAACCGCTCGGCGACGACGAAGTGTACGTCCACGAACTGCCCGGCATGCGCGTGGAGATGGAAAACGGCGATGTCATCGGCACCGTCGTCGCGACGTACGAGCTGCCGCAGGGACTCACGCTCGACGTCGAGCGCGAGCCCGGCCGCACCGTGCTCATTCCGTACGACCGCATCGTGACGAGCCTCGATCGCGAGGCGCGGCGCATCGTGATCGACCCACCGGTCGGCCTGCTCGATTAACGCGCTGTCATCCTGAGCGATTTACGCACTGTCATCCTGAGCGAAGCGAAGGATCTCTTTCTGTGCTCCGAATCAACGTCGTCACGATCTTCCCCGAGTTCTTCACGACACCGCTCGGCTTGAGCATTCCGTCGAAGGCGAAGGAAGCGGGCAGCGTCGAATACAACGTGGTCGATCTGCGCGACTACACGCACGACCGGCATCGCACCGTCGACGATTACCCGTACGGCGGCGGGGCCGGCATGGTCATGAAGCCCGGCCCGTTCTTCGAGGCCGTCGAGGCACTCGGCGCCACGTCGCCGATCGTGCTGATGTCGGCGCGGGGCAGAACGTTCACGCATGCCGATGCGGTGCGGTTCGCGGCGGGCAGCGAGCTGACCCTGTTGTGTGGCCATTACAAGGATGTCGACCAGCGCGTTGCCGACCACCTCGCCACCGAAGAGATCTCACTCGGCGACTTCGTGCTGAGCGGCGGCGAACCAGCCGCGCTCGCCATCATCGACGCGGCGGTGCGCCTGCTGCCGGGCGCGATGTCCGACCACGACAGCGCGCGCACGGACTCGTTCTTCGAACGCGAGCTGAGCGCGCCGAGCTATACGAGGCCGCCCGAGTATCGGGGCCTGACGGTGCCCGGCGTGCTCTTGTCAGGCGACCACAAGAAGATCGACGAGTGGCGCCGGGCCGAGGGCGACCGCCTGACGCGCGAACGCAGCAAGCGGGGCGCACGTAAGCCGGCCGAGGAGTAACGCCGCCCATCGCCCAACGCCCATCGCCCAACGCCAAGCCCCCACTAGACTTCGGCCACTCCGGCGCCTAATATCCTAGGTCTCTATCCGACAACTTGAACTACCCCTGAGCCGTCGCTCGAGAGCGTCATATGCATGCATTCATCGAAACCCAGAAAGAGTGGCTCCGCAATGTTCCCCCGTTCCGTCCGGGTGACACCCTTCGCGTGAACGTGCGCGTGAAGGAAGGCGAAAAGGAGCGCATTCAGGCGTTCGAGGGCGTGTGCATCTCGCGTCGCGGCTCCGGCGTGAGCGAGACGTTCACGGTGCGGAAGATCTCGAACGGCGTTGGGGTGGAGCGCATCTTCCCGGTGCACAGCCCCATGCTGGCCGAAGTGGCGGTGGTTCGCCGCGGCCGCGTTCGCCGCGCGAAGCTCTACTACCTTCGCAACCTCACCGGCAAGGCGACGCGCATCCGCGAGAAGAAGACGCGCGTGGCGGTGCCGGAGACCGGCGGAGCGGCGGCCGAGTAGCGAGCGTAGCGAGAGCAACGGTTTAGTCGCCGGGCACGGGTTCCGTGACGGTTCGGTGGAAGCCCATCGAGCGCGAGCTTCGGAAAACCGCGGGCCCGTTGATCGCCGGAGTTGACGAGGTAGGACGGGGCCCCCTGGCGGGCCCCGTTGTCGCATGCGCCGTGATCATGCCGCCCGAGCAGCGCGCCATTGCGGGCGTGGACGACTCCAAGCGGTTGACCGCCAACGCGCGAATGCGGCTCGCTGAGAAGATCCGGGAGCGCGCGGTGGCGTACGGCATTGGCGCCGCGTCGGTGCGCGAGATCGACCGTCACAACATCTATCAGGCGACGGTCATCGCCATGCGGCGCGCGCTCGTGCGCATGACCCGCTCCGGCGTGGCGCCGCATCACGTGCTGGTCGACGGCCGGCCGTTCCGGACGTTAGAGATTCCTCATAGCGCGATCGTGGATGGCGACGATTGCTGCTATACGATCGCGTGCGCGTCGATTCTGGCGAAGGTGACGCGCGACCGCCTGATGCACGCGTTGGCCGGCCGATATCCGAACTATCTGTGGGATCGGAACGTGGGCTATTCGACCGCGGCGCATTTGCAGGGCCTGGCCGCGCACGGCGTCACGGCGCATCATCGGCGCTCGTTCATTCCGGTGTCGCAGCTGTCGCTCGATTTGTCCGGCGGTGCGCGCGCCGGCGGCGCGCCGCTCGATGCCGCCGCGTTGGCGTCCCTGGCGGCATTGATCGATGCACATGGGAGCCCCGAGGCGATCTCGGACGAATCGGTCCAGGGCGACCTGCGGGCGTAAGGACCGACGCTCATCGTCCGAGCCAACGGGCACCAACGAGACCCAACCAGAACAACCGGAACCAACGAGAACCCGCGAGCACCAACGAACCGATTGGGAGCAAACGGGTTTGCTTCGTCGGGCGGCGGTTTAAGGCGGCTCGCGGCGGGGTTGAGAAAGCTTAATCCGGGAACAGATGAAGCGGCCCACCACGGTGACTTGCGCGTCCGTCCCGCCCCGGATACAATCGGTCCCACCTTCCGAATTCCCAGCGACTTAGCCATTCAGCGGTCTACTGTTCCGCGTCGCACCATCGTGTGACGAGGCGGCCGCATGCTGGAGTTCAAGCGTCGGGACCTACCCGAATGCAGAACAAGCTGGTGCTCGAAACGCGGCGCCCACCCGGACGCTGCGTGACGTCGTGAACGTTTTGCCCACCTTTAGGGGGAGAACCACATGCGATTGATCGGGTCAAGGAACGCCGGCAGTTTCCTGCGTTCCGCGCTGGCCACGGTCGCTCTGTCGGCGCTGCCGCTGGCTGCGCACGCGCAACAGGCGACTATCACGGGACGCGTCACCGCGGTTGGAACGAACGAGCCGCTGGCGGATGCGCGCGTGATGGTGGTGAATACGAGTATTGCGGCGCCCACGAACAGCGACGGGCGTTACACGTTGCGCGGCGTCCCCACCGGAACGGTGGAAGTGCGCGTGCTGCGTGTGGGGTATCAGGAGCAGAAAAAGCCGGTCGCGGTGAGCGGCGGCGCCAGCGTCACGCTCGATTTTTCGCTGACGCAGGCGATCGTGCAGCTGCAGGAAATCGTCACGACCGCGACGGGCGAACAGCGGCGCGTCGAAATCGGCAATGCCGTGACCACGCTCGGCGACGTCAGCAAGCGCGTCGAGACGACGCCGGTTGCCGACCTCGCGCAGCTCATGGTCGCGAAGTCCGCCGGCGTCACCGTGCTTCCGGGCGCCATGACCGGCGCCGCCCCGACGATTCGCATTCGTGGCATCAGCTCGCTCGCCACGCCGGGATCGGGTATCTCGAACAACCCGATCTACGTCGTGGACGGCGTGCGTATGAACACGAACAACCTGGGCTTCGGATTCACCGGCACGAACGTGAGCCTGATCAACGACATCGATCCGAACGAGATCGAGGACGTCGAGATCGTGAAAGGCCCGTCGGCCGCGACGCTGTACGGCACCGACGCGGCGAACGGCGTGGTCGTCATCACCACGAGAAAGGGCCACGCGGGCTCCACCCGCTGGACCTGGTACGGTGAAGAGGGCGCGGTGGACGATCGGAACACGTATCCGACGGACTACGCGATTTGGGGACACGTCACCCCGGCGGCGGCAACGGCTACGCGTCCGGCCGGCAGCCCCTCCCGCTGCACGCTCGTGACGATCGGCCAGGGCTTGTGCGCGCAGGACAGCCTCACGTCGTTCAACGTGCTGATGAATCCCGCGACGACGCCGAACCATCTCGGTCACCGCGATCAGTACGGCATGAACGCCGCCGGCGGCTCGGATGCGGTGCGCTTCTTCGTCAGCGGCGACATCCAGAACGAGATCGGCCCAGTGCAGATGCCGAAATTCGCGCAGGCGACGCTCGATACGATGGGCACGCCGGCTCGCGACGAGTGGATTCACCCGGAAGCGTTCCAGTCCTACGGCTTCCGCACCAACCTCAGCGCGGCCTTCTCGCCGAAGTTCGACTTCAACGGCAATGCGGGTTTCTCGAACACGAACCAGCGGCTGCCGCAGGTCGACAACAACACGTTCAGCTACATCTTCAGCGCGCTGAACAACCCGGGCTTCAACCACAGCAACACGTGCGTGGCGCCGTGCTCGGGTCTTGGCTTCAACGAAATCGGCAACCTCGGTGAGTTCAAGAACGGGTACGGCGGCTTCAGCCCCGCGCAGATCATGCAGGTGAACAACGAGAACGGCACGCAGCGCTTCATCGGCTCGGCCGACGCCAACTGGCGTCCTTTCTCGTGGATGCAGAACCAGGGAACGGCCGGTGTCGACCTGGCGAACAACGTCTTCACGAGCATCTGCCGCTTCGGCGAGTGTCCGAACTCGGGTACGCAGCGCCAAGGCGTCGTCAGTGAGACGAACAACAACTTCCGCAACTTCTCGGCGAAGATCGTCAGCAACATGACCTGGCAGGCGCGCCAGAACCTGAACCTGAAGACGACGGTCGGAAGCGACTACACCAATCAGGAAAACGATGGCATCAACGCGCGCGGCACGCAGCTTCCGCCGGGTGCGCAGACCATCAACGCGGCCGCGGTGCAGACGGCCGGTCAGACGCTGCAGACCGTGAACAAGACGCTGGGCCTGTACGCGCAGGAGCAGGCGTCGTTCCGCGATCGCATGTTCGTCACCGGCGCGGTGCGCACGGACCAGAACAGCTCGTTCGGTACGCAGTTCCAGCGGGTGTTCTATCCGAAGGCGAGTCTCTCGTGGATTCTGTCCGACGAGCCGTTCTTCCCCAAGTACGAGTGGCTGAATCAGTTCCGTCTCCGTACGGCGTACGGCGCCTCCGGTGTGCAGCCGGGCGGCACGGTGGCGCTGCAGACGTTCAACGCGCAGACCTCGAACGTCGTGACGACCACGCCGGGTGCCACCGGCGGCACGGACACGCCGGGCCTCGTCGCCAACGCGTTGGGCAACCCGAAGCTCAAGCCCGAGCGGTCGACGGAGTTCGAGGGCGGGTTCGAGTCGAACGTGTGGAACAACCGCATGCACATCGACGCGACGTACTATCGCAAGCACACGAATGACGCGCTGATCAGCCTTCCGATCGCCACGTCGTCGGGCGCGTCGAACACGTCGGTGCTGGCGAACCTCGCCTCGACGCAGAACACGGGCTGGGAGCTCACGATCAACACGACGCTGCTCGATCGCCGGTATCTCGGATGGGACGTGACGGTCGCCGGCTCGCACAACAGCAACAAGCTGCTCTCGTTGGGCACCGACCTCGCCGGCAAGCCGGTGGCGGCCATCGTCAGCGGTTCGACGCGCGACACCGTGGGCATGCCGATCAACGCGTGGTTCCTCCATCCGTACACGTTCGCCGACACGGCGGGCGGCAAGGCAGACGGCATCATCACGCCGAACGAAGTCACGGTCGGATCGGGCTTCTCGTACTTCGGCTATTCGCAGCCGCGCGACATCGTCTCGATCACGAACGGTTTCGACCTGTTGAACCGCAAGCTCCGCATTCAGGTCCTCACGGACTACAAGGGCGGCTTCGGCATCTTCAACTCGACGGCGCAGTTCTACGCGACGAACTTCACGACGTGGTCTTCAGAAAACCTGGCGAACACGCCGCTGTGGGATCAGGCGCGCAACGTCGCCGCGTCGAGCGCCAAGAACCCGAACACGTCGGCCGGCTACGTCGAGAACGGCCAGTTCTGGAAGCTGCGCGAAGTGTCGGCCGCGCTCACGATGCCGCAGTCGCTCGCGAATCGCCTTCGCGCTCGCGATGCCCAGCTCGTGTTCTCGGCGCGCAATCTTCACACGTGGACCAAGTACACCGGTCAGGATCCCGAGGCGAATTACTCCACGGGTGACGTGCAGACCGACTTCTCGACCACGGCGCCGCGGACGTACTTCATCGTGCGCGC belongs to Gemmatimonadaceae bacterium and includes:
- a CDS encoding SusC/RagA family TonB-linked outer membrane protein, whose product is MRLIGSRNAGSFLRSALATVALSALPLAAHAQQATITGRVTAVGTNEPLADARVMVVNTSIAAPTNSDGRYTLRGVPTGTVEVRVLRVGYQEQKKPVAVSGGASVTLDFSLTQAIVQLQEIVTTATGEQRRVEIGNAVTTLGDVSKRVETTPVADLAQLMVAKSAGVTVLPGAMTGAAPTIRIRGISSLATPGSGISNNPIYVVDGVRMNTNNLGFGFTGTNVSLINDIDPNEIEDVEIVKGPSAATLYGTDAANGVVVITTRKGHAGSTRWTWYGEEGAVDDRNTYPTDYAIWGHVTPAAATATRPAGSPSRCTLVTIGQGLCAQDSLTSFNVLMNPATTPNHLGHRDQYGMNAAGGSDAVRFFVSGDIQNEIGPVQMPKFAQATLDTMGTPARDEWIHPEAFQSYGFRTNLSAAFSPKFDFNGNAGFSNTNQRLPQVDNNTFSYIFSALNNPGFNHSNTCVAPCSGLGFNEIGNLGEFKNGYGGFSPAQIMQVNNENGTQRFIGSADANWRPFSWMQNQGTAGVDLANNVFTSICRFGECPNSGTQRQGVVSETNNNFRNFSAKIVSNMTWQARQNLNLKTTVGSDYTNQENDGINARGTQLPPGAQTINAAAVQTAGQTLQTVNKTLGLYAQEQASFRDRMFVTGAVRTDQNSSFGTQFQRVFYPKASLSWILSDEPFFPKYEWLNQFRLRTAYGASGVQPGGTVALQTFNAQTSNVVTTTPGATGGTDTPGLVANALGNPKLKPERSTEFEGGFESNVWNNRMHIDATYYRKHTNDALISLPIATSSGASNTSVLANLASTQNTGWELTINTTLLDRRYLGWDVTVAGSHNSNKLLSLGTDLAGKPVAAIVSGSTRDTVGMPINAWFLHPYTFADTAGGKADGIITPNEVTVGSGFSYFGYSQPRDIVSITNGFDLLNRKLRIQVLTDYKGGFGIFNSTAQFYATNFTTWSSENLANTPLWDQARNVAASSAKNPNTSAGYVENGQFWKLREVSAALTMPQSLANRLRARDAQLVFSARNLHTWTKYTGQDPEANYSTGDVQTDFSTTAPRTYFIVRANLHY
- the trmD gene encoding tRNA (guanosine(37)-N1)-methyltransferase TrmD is translated as MLRINVVTIFPEFFTTPLGLSIPSKAKEAGSVEYNVVDLRDYTHDRHRTVDDYPYGGGAGMVMKPGPFFEAVEALGATSPIVLMSARGRTFTHADAVRFAAGSELTLLCGHYKDVDQRVADHLATEEISLGDFVLSGGEPAALAIIDAAVRLLPGAMSDHDSARTDSFFERELSAPSYTRPPEYRGLTVPGVLLSGDHKKIDEWRRAEGDRLTRERSKRGARKPAEE
- the rimM gene encoding ribosome maturation factor RimM (Essential for efficient processing of 16S rRNA), yielding MDLVIVGRVRKAHGIRGDLVVEAITDEPDAVFAPGRRVFAGTPSGDRAKDGKELHVASATPFKGGYIVHFEEIDDRSVADTWRERFLLLPADELQPLGDDEVYVHELPGMRVEMENGDVIGTVVATYELPQGLTLDVEREPGRTVLIPYDRIVTSLDREARRIVIDPPVGLLD
- the rplS gene encoding 50S ribosomal protein L19, with translation MHAFIETQKEWLRNVPPFRPGDTLRVNVRVKEGEKERIQAFEGVCISRRGSGVSETFTVRKISNGVGVERIFPVHSPMLAEVAVVRRGRVRRAKLYYLRNLTGKATRIREKKTRVAVPETGGAAAE
- a CDS encoding ribonuclease HII, translated to MTVRWKPIERELRKTAGPLIAGVDEVGRGPLAGPVVACAVIMPPEQRAIAGVDDSKRLTANARMRLAEKIRERAVAYGIGAASVREIDRHNIYQATVIAMRRALVRMTRSGVAPHHVLVDGRPFRTLEIPHSAIVDGDDCCYTIACASILAKVTRDRLMHALAGRYPNYLWDRNVGYSTAAHLQGLAAHGVTAHHRRSFIPVSQLSLDLSGGARAGGAPLDAAALASLAALIDAHGSPEAISDESVQGDLRA
- the ffh gene encoding signal recognition particle protein produces the protein MFDELSEKLEATFARLRGRGVLNEADIKEGLREVRRVLLEADVNFQLTREFLERVEKKAVGVAQLRTVSPGQQLVKIVYDELTTMLGEQREALKLSSVPPTVVMMVGLQGSGKTTTAAKLARKLKLENRPTRLVAADVYRPAAIDQLETLGQQLDVPVYADRGTQDVVKIAKAGIEDAKRARDRVVIVDTAGRLQIDDDMMQELERLKAAIHPDEILLVADGMTGQDAVKIAQGFDQRLHVTGVILTKMDGDARGGAALSIYGVTKKPIKYIGVGEKPDALEEFYPERMAGRILQQGDIVTLVEKAQTAFDADEAKRLEKKVRKEGMDLTDFLAAMKQIERLGPLEGLLKMLPGVNAKMLKQVKAADPKRMKHVEAIVLSMTLEERKRPEMMNGSRRARVAKGAGRPISEVNRLLEQFREMQKMMKKASGAAQSGGKFRPNMFGMR